One genomic window of Gracilinema caldarium DSM 7334 includes the following:
- a CDS encoding DUF2804 domain-containing protein, with protein sequence MQREINAPCPLLDEAGHITTEGWARFPYWEYRRKDIKASPFRIKEWDYYMIFSHKGRFGMSFTLSDLGYLGLGALCFFDFERSYYHQVDAMTVLPLGSLGLPAAADVAGEINFKNKKLSIRYEVSPGHRTIDFASPELRDAEGNQGISGTIVLEQPEDLERTVIATSWKENRRAFYYNQKINCMRASGAFTVGAKTYQFDHAMDMGSLDWGRGVWTYSNTWYWASLSTVHEGKRLGLNLGYGFSDRSPASENTILYDGRIHKLDEVTFHFNPDKHLEPWHFTSSDKRLELTMHPILDRQSNFDFKLIKSIQHQVFGTISGWVVLDSGQRLELNQVLGMTEQVMNRW encoded by the coding sequence ATGCAACGGGAAATAAACGCCCCCTGTCCGCTTCTGGATGAAGCGGGGCACATAACCACAGAAGGCTGGGCCCGGTTCCCCTATTGGGAATACCGGCGGAAGGATATCAAGGCCAGTCCATTCCGCATCAAGGAATGGGACTATTACATGATTTTTTCTCACAAAGGCCGCTTTGGGATGAGTTTTACCCTGAGCGATCTGGGATATCTTGGGTTGGGTGCCCTCTGCTTCTTCGATTTCGAGCGGTCCTACTATCATCAGGTTGATGCAATGACGGTGCTTCCTTTGGGGTCCCTGGGGCTTCCTGCCGCCGCAGATGTGGCGGGTGAAATCAATTTTAAAAATAAAAAATTATCAATTAGGTATGAAGTAAGCCCAGGGCATCGTACCATCGATTTTGCCAGTCCAGAGCTCCGGGATGCGGAGGGTAACCAGGGAATATCGGGAACCATCGTGCTTGAACAGCCGGAGGACCTGGAACGCACGGTTATTGCCACAAGCTGGAAGGAGAATCGGCGGGCCTTTTATTACAACCAGAAAATTAACTGCATGCGGGCCAGCGGTGCCTTTACTGTAGGGGCAAAAACGTATCAGTTTGACCATGCAATGGATATGGGAAGCCTGGACTGGGGCAGGGGTGTGTGGACCTATAGCAATACCTGGTACTGGGCATCCCTGTCGACGGTTCATGAGGGGAAGCGTCTCGGCCTAAATCTGGGATACGGCTTTTCCGACCGCAGTCCCGCTTCAGAAAACACAATTTTATACGATGGCCGTATTCATAAACTGGATGAAGTAACCTTTCACTTTAATCCTGACAAGCATCTGGAACCCTGGCATTTTACCAGCTCCGACAAGCGGCTGGAATTAACGATGCACCCCATTTTGGATCGGCAATCCAACTTTGATTTTAAGCTCATCAAATCGATTCAGCACCAGGTCTTCGGGACCATTTCAGGCTGGGTAGTCCTGGATTCAGGCCAGCGGCTCGAACTGAACCAGGTCCTCGGTATGACCGAACAGGTGATGAACCGGTGGTAG
- a CDS encoding ATP-binding protein — protein sequence MIPRQLSSKILQWATQFPVITVTGPRQSGKSTLCKALFPHKTYINLEDLTLRHILREDPRGFLDRYPDGAIFDEIQRLPELCSYIQTRVDISEQAGMYILTGSSQFELMQNISQSLAGRTAIARLLPFSFSELYVNEPDTAPALDELLYTGFYPRIHDKKLQPTEALSFYVATYLERDVRQILNIKEWTKFDLFLRLLAGRSGQIVNIQALANETGLSNNTLASWIGVLEQSNIIYKLRPYYANVGKRLIKSPKIYFLDSGLLCYLLNIYSPEVLSLHPLRGQIYESFVVAELLKERYNQGMADNMYFYRDQKGLELDIIIDEGTRLILGEIKSSATFHPDFLTALHKVAPILGKPYRSILFTGSGDPIFYYKDTEVRGYKNVGSQ from the coding sequence ATGATACCACGACAGTTAAGCTCCAAAATACTTCAATGGGCCACCCAATTTCCGGTTATTACGGTTACCGGGCCCCGCCAATCTGGCAAATCCACCCTTTGTAAGGCCCTTTTTCCCCACAAAACATACATCAACCTGGAGGATCTTACGCTTCGGCACATCCTCCGAGAAGATCCCCGGGGCTTTCTGGATCGGTACCCAGACGGAGCTATTTTTGATGAAATACAACGTTTACCTGAGCTTTGTTCCTATATTCAGACCCGGGTAGATATATCAGAACAGGCAGGAATGTATATTCTTACTGGTAGCTCTCAATTCGAACTCATGCAAAACATTTCCCAGTCCCTCGCCGGAAGAACCGCCATTGCCCGCTTACTCCCCTTTTCATTTTCTGAGCTGTATGTTAACGAGCCAGATACGGCACCAGCTTTGGATGAGTTATTATATACCGGATTTTATCCCCGGATTCACGATAAAAAATTACAGCCCACCGAAGCCCTTTCGTTTTATGTGGCTACCTATTTGGAGCGAGATGTTCGGCAAATATTGAATATAAAGGAATGGACAAAATTTGATCTCTTTTTACGTCTGCTCGCGGGGCGCTCAGGTCAAATTGTAAACATACAGGCTCTGGCAAATGAAACCGGTCTTAGTAATAACACCCTTGCAAGCTGGATTGGGGTTTTGGAACAGAGTAATATTATTTATAAGCTTCGACCCTATTATGCAAACGTGGGTAAACGACTAATAAAAAGCCCCAAAATCTATTTTCTCGATTCGGGTCTCCTCTGCTATTTGTTGAATATTTATAGTCCAGAGGTTCTTTCCCTCCATCCCCTTCGGGGACAGATTTACGAAAGCTTTGTGGTAGCAGAGTTATTAAAAGAACGTTATAACCAGGGGATGGCGGATAATATGTATTTTTATCGGGATCAGAAGGGCCTTGAATTGGATATTATTATTGATGAAGGAACACGTTTAATTCTTGGCGAAATTAAAAGTTCCGCCACGTTTCATCCGGACTTTCTTACAGCTCTGCATAAAGTTGCCCCCATCCTGGGGAAACCCTACCGCAGTATCCTCTTTACCGGATCCGGAGACCCGATATTTTACTACAAAGATACGGAAGTTCGGGGATATAAAAATGTGGGGAGTCAGTAG
- a CDS encoding YjjI family glycine radical enzyme, producing the protein MDPAFSIITDKTLTYQQKVAGLARVGEATINPLNISKEIEAYRDAGVICDLNEGSAPYRPRYVVPDYRRYMEQGSVFLGVKPPRDIWEATAALLILYRHVPSITTFPVYLGDIDSLLEPFVRSEDEARKAIGLFLLQIDRTINDSFCHADIGPDETVAGRLILELSREQKNAVPNLSLKLDPQRTSEAFLLKACETALEVAKPSFANHPLFTEEFKALGFDDYAIASCYNGLPVGGGSCTLVRMNLARLAPLAKDLDHFLNQLLPDAVQNQLAYMDERVRFLLEESNFFDSSFLVEEGLIHRDRFTAMFGIVGLAECVNRFSPSGRFGHAEAADALGLDIIDRISRQVGAHTNSLLAAAQGRYLLHAQVGIDSDQGVSPGCRIPIGEEPELSDHILRSAPFHTYFPSGIGDVFAFEPTVKTNPAHLMDIVRGAMKSGLRYFSAYAADADVVRITGYLVKRSEIERLNQGKASLQDTTALGRNAVNNLGVLERRLRS; encoded by the coding sequence ATGGATCCGGCTTTTTCTATTATTACCGATAAAACTTTGACCTACCAGCAGAAGGTCGCTGGCCTTGCCCGGGTAGGCGAAGCTACCATCAATCCGCTCAACATATCAAAGGAAATAGAAGCCTACCGCGATGCGGGGGTTATCTGCGATTTGAACGAAGGCTCAGCCCCCTACCGGCCCCGCTATGTGGTTCCCGACTACCGTCGCTATATGGAGCAGGGCTCTGTGTTTTTAGGGGTGAAACCCCCGCGGGATATCTGGGAAGCCACGGCAGCCCTGCTTATCCTGTACCGCCACGTGCCCAGTATTACCACGTTTCCGGTGTATCTTGGCGATATCGACAGCCTTTTGGAGCCCTTTGTCCGTTCCGAAGATGAAGCCCGCAAGGCTATTGGGCTATTCCTCCTGCAGATTGACAGAACCATCAACGACTCATTCTGCCATGCCGATATCGGCCCCGACGAGACCGTCGCAGGGCGGCTTATCCTGGAACTGAGCCGGGAGCAAAAAAATGCGGTGCCGAACCTTTCCCTTAAGCTTGATCCCCAGCGGACCAGCGAAGCCTTCCTGCTCAAGGCCTGCGAGACCGCCCTTGAAGTGGCAAAGCCCAGTTTTGCAAACCATCCACTCTTTACCGAAGAGTTTAAAGCCCTGGGCTTTGATGATTATGCCATTGCAAGCTGTTACAATGGTCTTCCTGTCGGGGGCGGCTCCTGTACCCTGGTGCGGATGAATCTGGCCCGCCTGGCCCCCCTGGCGAAGGACTTGGACCATTTCTTAAACCAGCTTCTCCCCGATGCGGTGCAGAACCAGCTTGCGTATATGGATGAACGGGTCCGTTTCCTCCTAGAGGAGTCGAACTTTTTCGATTCCAGTTTTCTTGTGGAAGAAGGCCTTATTCATCGGGACCGATTTACCGCCATGTTTGGCATCGTAGGTCTCGCTGAATGCGTGAACCGGTTCTCCCCATCGGGCCGCTTTGGCCACGCTGAGGCCGCCGATGCTCTGGGCCTCGATATTATCGACCGGATCAGCCGGCAGGTAGGGGCTCACACCAATTCCCTCCTTGCGGCCGCCCAGGGCCGGTACCTGCTCCATGCCCAGGTGGGGATCGATTCTGACCAGGGGGTCAGTCCCGGCTGCCGCATCCCCATCGGAGAAGAGCCTGAGCTGAGCGACCATATCCTTCGGTCTGCACCGTTCCATACATATTTCCCCAGCGGCATCGGCGATGTCTTCGCCTTTGAGCCCACGGTAAAAACCAATCCCGCCCACCTTATGGATATAGTCCGGGGTGCCATGAAAAGCGGACTTCGTTACTTTAGTGCCTATGCAGCCGATGCGGATGTGGTGCGCATCACGGGTTATCTGGTAAAACGTTCCGAAATTGAACGGCTCAACCAGGGCAAGGCTTCTCTGCAGGACACTACCGCCCTGGGGCGGAACGCAGTTAATAATCTGGGGGTCCTGGAGCGGCGGCTTCGGTCTTAG
- a CDS encoding YjjW family glycine radical enzyme activase, protein MDEPLGLVAKILPSSAVDGPGNRSVVFLQGCDFDCKYCHNPETRKACIHCGRCIPACPAGALSLDAGQVVWDRTRCTDCGTCITLCPHSASPKTRLISVGAVLNVIRPYLPFIRGLTVSGGECGLQAPFMTALVRRAREVHQLGTLIDTNGSTDYSQLPELVEMAEGFMLDVKAWDAVEHAGLTGAPNAVVLQNLVYLARLDKLYEVRTVVVPGQFNAEETVREVSRVLVAAQSRARYKIIGFRPQGVRPQFRNMSQPERSFLEQLAFLARSAGVRNILVV, encoded by the coding sequence ATGGATGAACCCTTAGGTTTGGTGGCAAAAATCCTCCCTTCCAGTGCCGTGGACGGTCCGGGGAATCGTTCCGTGGTGTTTCTCCAGGGCTGTGATTTTGACTGCAAGTATTGCCATAACCCGGAAACGAGGAAGGCCTGTATTCACTGCGGGCGCTGTATCCCCGCTTGCCCCGCGGGAGCCCTCTCCCTGGATGCGGGCCAGGTGGTCTGGGATAGAACTCGCTGTACCGACTGCGGAACCTGCATCACCCTGTGCCCCCATTCAGCATCGCCAAAAACGCGCCTCATTTCTGTTGGGGCTGTCCTGAACGTAATCCGCCCCTACCTGCCTTTTATCCGGGGGCTCACTGTTTCTGGCGGTGAGTGCGGCCTGCAGGCGCCATTCATGACAGCCCTTGTTCGCCGCGCCCGAGAGGTTCATCAACTTGGAACGCTTATTGATACCAATGGATCCACCGATTACAGTCAGCTCCCGGAACTGGTAGAAATGGCAGAGGGTTTTATGCTCGATGTCAAAGCCTGGGACGCTGTGGAACACGCTGGTCTTACCGGCGCTCCGAATGCTGTTGTGTTGCAGAATCTGGTGTACTTAGCCAGGCTCGACAAGCTCTATGAAGTGCGGACCGTGGTAGTTCCCGGTCAGTTTAATGCGGAAGAGACGGTTCGCGAAGTGAGCCGGGTCCTTGTTGCTGCTCAGAGCAGAGCTCGTTATAAGATTATTGGCTTCCGTCCCCAGGGTGTTCGACCGCAGTTCCGGAACATGTCTCAGCCGGAACGGTCCTTTTTGGAACAGCTTGCTTTCCTAGCACGGTCAGCGGGTGTACGAAACATTCTTGTGGTATAA
- a CDS encoding efflux RND transporter permease subunit produces MHNDVKRSWFIIIGLSLITAIFGFFIPKIILDNEVKIYFPHNHPSYINHINLEEIYGSQIFLVVSINNPNGSIINAKAIERIRDLTNEFEKLDGVVKVQSIANVDYVTGSPSGGLVSENLLPDDFSGSDADLVRLRERISDWSSMYSRIILSEDGSGSEIVLTVDHNISADKMSELYRTVRGIVDKYKHDEFDYRVAGDPVLAQMARDYMLSDLSRLVPAVVIVVLLTLLFSFKTLEGTLLPLITVVFSTVWTVGIMAVLGIHFTVVSSCLPVLLIAVGSAYGIHVVNHYYEELAHDFADATINRELHAQLVKKSLKKVVLPVVLAGVTTIVGFFSTVTSPIVPLKTFAIFSSIGVTFALILSLLLIPAFLIVKPLPKDGKLNIKTSHRKNYEKGIDSTNLGVRSAAKLNNVLHDHAVTVGVVIGFIIVVSIWGMTKINVESALLSYFPKTSQLRQDVEFIDHNFAGSNLMSIVIHGKEKGDLTDPIVLKAMDDLTNYIHIHHPIVGKTISYTDFIRRMNKIMNAPQSESEESIGSNDSAVISGDSFFADSSFVDENVPSSNTVVGTKINNESSSLMKLQEPTTLEDMLALLRKAYALSGSKPTVESMLAEMEKLVNYKGAAYDEIPVDPEKYPVSSKEELKNLIAQYLVLYSGSLDEYSDDQLSPSAARMAVQFRTHNTSEVERVIKDLKGWAKKNLPEGYSLETSGIAEMEVSLTSMITSSQLSSLLLAILSVFIILAISFKSPLAGLIGSLPLSISILINFGIMGFLGINLDMVTSLISSIAIGIGVDYTIHFMNNYHHERLQSDDLKKVTFNTYMVSGKAILINAGSVALGFLVLCFSEFVVLRYIGFLVAVVMVTSSVTALTVLPLILNLVKPKFISRQF; encoded by the coding sequence ATGCATAATGATGTGAAACGATCATGGTTTATTATCATTGGTCTGTCGCTTATAACAGCGATATTTGGTTTTTTTATTCCTAAAATCATTCTTGATAATGAGGTAAAAATATATTTTCCTCATAATCATCCGTCCTATATTAACCATATTAATCTTGAAGAGATTTATGGAAGCCAGATCTTTTTAGTAGTTTCAATTAACAATCCCAATGGGTCGATTATCAATGCAAAGGCTATTGAACGAATCCGAGATTTAACGAATGAGTTTGAGAAATTAGATGGTGTCGTTAAAGTACAATCCATAGCTAATGTGGATTATGTGACAGGAAGTCCTTCGGGTGGACTTGTATCAGAAAATTTATTACCTGATGATTTTTCAGGTTCTGATGCTGATCTTGTTCGCTTACGGGAACGTATATCCGATTGGTCTTCCATGTATAGCAGGATCATTTTATCAGAAGATGGTAGTGGTTCGGAAATTGTTTTAACCGTTGATCACAATATCAGTGCAGACAAAATGAGTGAATTGTATCGAACTGTGCGTGGTATTGTTGATAAGTATAAACATGATGAATTCGATTATCGAGTTGCGGGTGATCCTGTACTGGCTCAGATGGCTCGAGATTATATGTTATCTGATCTTAGTCGGCTGGTTCCTGCGGTTGTGATAGTAGTGTTATTAACACTGCTGTTTTCATTTAAAACTCTTGAAGGGACCTTGCTTCCATTAATAACAGTAGTGTTTAGTACCGTTTGGACTGTTGGTATCATGGCTGTATTAGGTATTCATTTTACCGTTGTATCCAGCTGTCTGCCTGTTCTGTTAATTGCTGTTGGTTCCGCATACGGTATTCATGTGGTAAACCACTATTATGAAGAACTTGCCCATGATTTTGCAGATGCAACAATCAATAGGGAATTGCATGCCCAATTAGTTAAAAAATCTTTAAAGAAAGTTGTTTTGCCTGTTGTTTTAGCCGGTGTAACTACAATTGTTGGGTTCTTCTCAACGGTTACGAGCCCAATAGTTCCATTAAAGACCTTTGCAATATTTAGCTCTATTGGTGTAACCTTCGCATTAATTCTTTCTCTCTTGCTTATTCCTGCCTTTCTTATAGTTAAACCACTTCCGAAAGATGGGAAATTGAATATAAAAACTTCTCATCGTAAGAATTATGAAAAAGGTATTGATTCAACAAACCTTGGTGTTCGTAGTGCTGCTAAGTTAAATAATGTCTTACATGATCACGCGGTAACTGTAGGTGTAGTTATTGGCTTTATAATAGTAGTTTCTATATGGGGTATGACAAAAATCAATGTAGAATCTGCTTTGTTAAGTTATTTTCCAAAGACATCACAGCTACGGCAGGATGTAGAATTTATAGATCATAATTTTGCCGGTAGTAATTTAATGAGTATTGTTATTCATGGAAAGGAAAAAGGCGATTTAACAGATCCAATAGTGTTAAAAGCTATGGATGATCTAACTAATTATATTCACATTCATCATCCAATTGTTGGTAAAACAATCTCATACACCGATTTTATTCGTCGGATGAATAAAATTATGAATGCTCCTCAAAGTGAATCTGAAGAAAGCATTGGTTCCAATGATAGTGCAGTTATTTCTGGAGATAGCTTTTTTGCCGATTCAAGTTTTGTTGATGAAAATGTTCCATCGTCAAATACTGTTGTAGGTACAAAAATAAATAATGAAAGTTCTTCCTTAATGAAATTACAAGAGCCAACAACGCTTGAAGACATGTTAGCCTTGTTACGAAAAGCCTATGCCCTTTCTGGTTCAAAGCCAACAGTCGAAAGTATGCTTGCAGAAATGGAAAAGCTGGTTAATTACAAAGGTGCTGCTTATGATGAAATCCCTGTAGATCCAGAAAAATATCCTGTAAGTAGTAAAGAAGAATTAAAAAACCTGATAGCCCAGTATCTTGTTTTGTATTCAGGGTCTCTTGATGAATATTCCGATGATCAGTTATCACCCTCTGCAGCTCGGATGGCGGTACAATTCAGAACACACAATACGAGCGAGGTAGAACGGGTAATTAAAGATCTTAAAGGGTGGGCAAAAAAGAATCTTCCTGAGGGTTATTCACTTGAAACTTCAGGTATTGCTGAAATGGAAGTTTCTCTCACCTCAATGATAACCTCCAGTCAGCTAAGCAGTTTATTACTCGCAATTTTAAGTGTATTCATCATCCTGGCGATTTCCTTTAAATCACCATTAGCAGGTCTTATTGGTTCATTACCATTATCAATTTCAATATTAATTAATTTCGGAATTATGGGATTTTTAGGGATCAATTTGGATATGGTTACCAGTCTCATTAGTTCTATCGCTATTGGAATTGGTGTCGATTACACTATTCATTTTATGAATAATTATCATCATGAACGATTGCAATCTGATGATTTGAAAAAGGTAACGTTTAATACCTATATGGTTTCTGGAAAAGCTATCCTCATTAACGCTGGTTCAGTCGCGCTTGGTTTCCTTGTTCTTTGTTTCTCTGAGTTTGTAGTGCTTCGTTATATTGGATTCTTAGTTGCTGTCGTTATGGTTACAAGTTCGGTAACCGCGCTTACGGTTCTTCCTCTTATTTTAAATTTGGTAAAACCAAAATTTATTTCTCGCCAGTTCTAG
- a CDS encoding outer membrane lipoprotein-sorting protein: protein MVIKKHSVGTLLVLMNVFIASMVYAIDGREIMQNAYDVKEPNFSHSLVQMDLIDKNGTTESRIVEEWGKSENDLKSVVMVFHTPASVKNTRFLQIQNEGRDDDKWIYLPALKSVRRIAASEGDKPFMGTDATYDDLSTRKVDRDNHELLKEETVNSYDCYVVKSWAKDPNDSQYSYRISWIDKKTWVPVKAQMYDKKTNLLKELTVEKLENINGYWIPMSNILKNVQTGHSTRLVITKIEVDKPIDKRIFTTSFLSQGR from the coding sequence ATGGTCATTAAAAAGCACAGTGTTGGTACCCTGTTGGTTCTCATGAATGTATTTATAGCTTCAATGGTTTATGCTATTGATGGACGAGAGATAATGCAAAATGCTTATGATGTTAAGGAACCAAATTTTTCTCATTCTCTTGTTCAGATGGATTTAATCGATAAAAATGGAACTACCGAATCACGAATAGTTGAAGAATGGGGAAAAAGTGAGAACGATTTAAAATCAGTTGTAATGGTTTTTCATACACCTGCATCGGTAAAGAATACTCGTTTTTTGCAAATCCAGAATGAAGGTCGGGATGATGATAAATGGATTTATCTGCCTGCACTAAAATCTGTTCGACGTATAGCTGCTTCTGAAGGTGATAAACCATTTATGGGAACCGATGCTACCTATGATGATCTATCAACCAGAAAGGTAGACCGGGATAATCATGAACTCTTAAAAGAAGAGACCGTTAATTCCTATGATTGTTATGTTGTAAAATCATGGGCTAAAGATCCAAACGATTCTCAATATTCCTATCGTATTTCTTGGATTGATAAAAAAACTTGGGTCCCGGTAAAAGCTCAGATGTACGATAAAAAGACGAATTTGCTCAAAGAATTGACTGTGGAAAAACTGGAAAACATAAATGGGTATTGGATCCCCATGTCGAATATCTTAAAAAATGTTCAGACCGGACATTCAACCAGGTTGGTAATTACCAAAATTGAAGTTGATAAACCCATAGATAAGCGGATCTTTACCACAAGCTTCCTTTCTCAGGGACGATAA
- a CDS encoding DUF1302 family protein, producing MKYGKLFRYTTVLGTVLCLLINQSVFAQFDELEQNKKSALEINGYIESSAQTFISQDDIEALGDEKDTGDRSEINTLARIDLHYKNSASEATIRLNLDPRYFSEKPENIVNEAYVDAYVGNVTLSAGKKKIVWGKGDELHVVDMINANDYRDFIFPKYIDRRIAEPLVHVTYNVSEFPLQIEAVWTPAMTADWVPSSGNWVPDQAVALKDVLEKYVGYQYSTIYSTGGAINSLQATQYLADHSSAEDFLPNTLSLDYSQYALRATGTVGIFDWGLSYYLGHFKTPSVTYNIYNTVNGPIIKNVELVYDRLQVFGLEGAFALGPWNVRMEGAYYLTKDTEGDDPAVKNNRLAWVAGFDIDIPIHNVNLNMQTQGVYILGSGYDVVGDVDYNSEGYRSDNKLVLKISDSFDHERIKPSVKAIYGVEYNEYLLIPELDWKIADELYVNVQAGWFFGDSHGAFDTFMDNDFVKLTARYNF from the coding sequence ATGAAATACGGTAAATTGTTTCGTTATACTACTGTTTTAGGGACTGTCTTGTGTCTATTAATTAATCAATCTGTATTTGCTCAGTTTGATGAACTAGAGCAAAACAAAAAGAGTGCCCTTGAAATTAATGGTTATATTGAAAGTTCTGCGCAGACTTTTATATCCCAAGACGATATTGAAGCCCTTGGAGACGAAAAAGATACAGGTGACCGAAGCGAGATAAATACCCTTGCCCGGATTGATTTACATTATAAAAACAGTGCCTCTGAGGCTACCATTCGATTAAATCTAGATCCCCGGTATTTTTCAGAAAAACCAGAAAATATTGTTAACGAAGCCTATGTAGATGCTTATGTAGGGAATGTAACCCTTTCTGCGGGAAAGAAAAAAATCGTGTGGGGTAAAGGGGATGAACTACATGTAGTCGATATGATTAATGCAAACGACTATAGGGATTTTATTTTCCCTAAATATATTGACCGTCGTATTGCAGAACCCCTTGTTCATGTAACCTATAATGTATCGGAATTTCCACTACAAATAGAGGCTGTGTGGACTCCTGCAATGACCGCAGATTGGGTCCCGAGTTCAGGGAACTGGGTTCCTGATCAGGCTGTAGCATTGAAAGATGTACTTGAAAAGTATGTTGGATATCAATATAGCACGATTTATTCTACTGGCGGGGCAATAAATTCATTACAGGCAACTCAATATTTAGCAGATCATTCCAGTGCAGAAGATTTTTTGCCAAATACACTGAGCCTCGATTATAGCCAATATGCTTTGCGGGCTACCGGTACCGTAGGTATTTTTGATTGGGGTTTATCCTATTATCTGGGTCACTTTAAAACTCCCTCTGTGACATATAATATATATAATACTGTTAATGGACCAATTATAAAAAATGTCGAACTTGTCTATGACAGACTTCAGGTTTTTGGGCTTGAAGGGGCCTTTGCGCTGGGGCCCTGGAATGTAAGAATGGAAGGGGCCTATTATCTTACCAAAGATACTGAGGGTGATGATCCAGCGGTGAAAAATAATCGGCTTGCCTGGGTAGCAGGATTTGATATTGATATTCCGATACATAATGTTAATCTTAATATGCAGACTCAAGGCGTTTATATTCTTGGATCTGGATATGATGTAGTTGGAGATGTAGATTACAATAGTGAGGGCTATCGATCAGATAATAAACTCGTTTTAAAAATTTCAGATAGCTTTGATCATGAACGGATTAAACCCTCAGTAAAAGCAATCTACGGTGTTGAGTATAATGAATATCTACTGATTCCAGAATTAGATTGGAAAATAGCAGATGAATTATACGTGAATGTACAAGCAGGTTGGTTCTTTGGCGATTCCCATGGAGCCTTCGACACATTCATGGACAATGATTTTGTAAAGCTGACTGCTCGATATAACTTCTAA